In the Anaerolineae bacterium genome, one interval contains:
- a CDS encoding nucleotidyltransferase domain-containing protein: MKNLAEILPMEAIAEFCRRWKIREMAVFGSVLRADFDSESDIDVIVTFEDDAEWSLLDHIRMQQELQAVLQRDVDLVTKRAVERSQNWIRRKEILSTASIIFPGNKAASYEAR; the protein is encoded by the coding sequence CTTCCAATGGAAGCGATTGCCGAATTCTGCCGGCGCTGGAAGATTCGCGAAATGGCGGTATTTGGCTCTGTGTTACGCGCGGATTTTGATTCAGAGAGCGATATTGATGTTATCGTGACCTTTGAAGATGACGCAGAGTGGAGTTTGCTGGATCATATCAGAATGCAACAGGAACTCCAGGCTGTGCTTCAGCGGGATGTTGACCTGGTGACGAAGCGCGCTGTGGAACGGAGTCAGAACTGGATACGGCGCAAGGAGATCCTGAGCACGGCTTCTATCATCTTTCCTGGGAACAAGGCGGCTTCGTATGAGGCGAGATGA